A DNA window from Hevea brasiliensis isolate MT/VB/25A 57/8 chromosome 2, ASM3005281v1, whole genome shotgun sequence contains the following coding sequences:
- the LOC110669256 gene encoding F-box protein At3g07870: protein MLLSKALFAFREKSREKENFGFGNDYQDSSPKLPRKASKGSSVSTNITELPVDILVDILCRLPIDNIISCRCVCTTLRHIITSNPQFARSYFSTSPVDALLCVGDRISRFLCLLRLEHEIAADLDVQVPRLKFRLPLHDLVILNSCNGFLCLGKPPLYNPVIVCNPITGEYINLPSRTEGLGHEEIHSQVVSGFGYCPKTHQYKVVRLVSRRAMMTEVYTLGEKFWRSIGCAPEGFRKSCSSSFFFKGVFLNGKIHWVSDDGHSSASDFIISFDLETESFGVVRPPPQFASRGYRVKWRVNIGELGGCLFVIDHGSTFHLWVMKDYGVQESWTEVCYIGQYRPIKYLKDEKILVNHKNSNLACYDPRTNIANNIELPGIPSYFTTVAHVPSFFSFKEILKDAQSHIKVLRDWEEINTHLPLEQVN, encoded by the exons ATGTTGTTGTCCAAAGCTCTGTTTGCTTTCCGAGAAAAATCAAGGGAAAAAGAAAACTTTGGATTTGGAAATGATTATCAGGATTCATCGCCAAAGCTACCAAGAAAAGCAAGCAAAGGCTCATCAGTTTCCACTAACATAACAGAGCTGCCTGTGGATATTCTTGTCGACATACTATGCCGACTCCCCATCGACAATATCATATCATGCAGGTGCGTATGTACTACGCTCCGCCACATAATCACATCAAACCCTCAATTCGCTCGTAGCTACTTCTCAACATCACCCGTCGATGCTCTTCTTTGCGTTGGCGATCGCATCTCTAGATTTCTCTGTTTGCTCCGTCTGGAACACGAAATCGCAGCTGATCTTGATGTTCAAGTACCCAGACTCAAATTTAGGCTCCCATTGCATGATCTTGTTATCTTGAATTCATGTAATGGTTTCCTTTGCCTGGGGAAGCCTCCTCTCTACAACCCTGTTATCGTGTGTAATCCAATAACTGGCGAGTACATAAACCTTCCATCAAGAACAGAGGGCTTGGGTCACGAAGAGATTCATAGTCAGGTTGTTTCTGGGTTTGGTTACTGTCCTAAAACCCACCAGTACAAGGTTGTGAGGTTGGTTAGTCGGAGGGCCATGATGACTGAGGTATATACACTAGGTGAGAAATTCTGGAGGAGCATTGGGTGTGCCCCTGAAGGCTTTCGTAAATCCTGTTCCTCTAGCTTCTTCTTTAAAGGGGTGTTCTTGAATGGAAAGATTCACTGGGTTTCTGATGATGGCCATAGCTCGGCCTCGGATTTCATTATCTCATTCGATTTAGAAACCGAAAGCTTTGGTGTTGTACGGCCGCCGCCGCAATTTGCTTCGCGTGGGTACAGGGTAAAGTGGAGAGTGAACATTGGAGAGCTGGGAGGTTGCCTTTTTGTGATTGATCATGGCAGTACTTTTCACTTGTGGGTGATGAAGGATTATGGTGTGCAAGAGTCTTGGACTGAAGTGTGCTATATTGGTCAGTATCGACCCATAAAGTATCTCAAGGACGAGAAAATATTAGTGAATCATAAGAACAGCAACTTAGCTTGTTATGATCCTCGCACAAACATTGCCAACAATATTGAGCTTCCTGGGATTCCTTCATACTTCACAACCGTTGCCCATGTTCCCAGTTTCTTCTCATTCAAGGAGATTTTGAAGGATGCTCAGTCTCATATTAAG gTGCTCAGGGATTGGGAAGAGATCAATACTCATTTGCCATTGGAACAAGTTAATTGA